From a region of the Balaenoptera ricei isolate mBalRic1 chromosome 11, mBalRic1.hap2, whole genome shotgun sequence genome:
- the EGFL8 gene encoding epidermal growth factor-like protein 8 gives MGSRAELCTVLGGLSFLLLLMTGEGAKGGSLKESQGVCSKQTLVVPLRYNESYSQPVYKPYLTLCSGRRVCSTYRTTYHVAWREVRREVPQTHAVCCQGWKKRHPGALTCDEAICAKPCQNGGVCVRPDQCECAPGWGGKHCHVDVDECRTGVTLCSHGCFNTAGSFTCGCPWGLVLGPDGRTCAEGAPEPPTSASILSVAVREAGHDERALRREIRELRGRLERLEQWASQAGAWVRAVLPMPPEELQPEQVAELWGRGDRIESLSDQVLLLEERLGACSCEDNSLGPGLNRRS, from the exons ATGGGGTCCAGGGCTGAGCTGTGCACTGTCTTAGGCGGACTCTCATTCCTCCTGCTACTGATGACAGGCGAGGGGGCCAAGGGTGGATCCCTCAAAGAGAG TCAGGGGGTCTGCTCCAAGCAGACGCTGGTGGTCCCACTCCGTTACAACGAGTCCTACAGCCAACCCGTATATAAGCCCTACTTGACTCTGTGCTCTGGAAGGCGTGTCTGCAGCACCTACAG GACCACGTACCATGTGGCCTGGcgggaggtgaggagggaggtGCCGCAGACCCACGCCGTGTGCTGCCAGGGCTGGAAAAAGCGGCATCCCGGGGCGCTCACCTGTGATGAAG CCATCTGCGCCAAGCCCTGCCAGAACGGAGGCGTCTGCGTTCGGCCAGACCAGTGCGAGTGCGCCCCGGGCTGGGGTGGGAAGCACTGTCACGTGG ACGTGGATGAATGCAGGACTGGCGTCACTCTCTGCTCGCACGGATGCTTCAATACAGCAGGCAGCTTCACCTGCGGCTGCCCCTGGGGCCTGGTGCTGGGCCCGGACGGGCGCACTTGCGCAGAAGGGGCCCCAGAGCCCCCAACCAGTGCCAGCATCCTCAGCGTGGCCG TTCGGGAGGCTGGACACGATGAGCGTGCCCTGAGGCGGGAGATTCGCGAGCTGCGAGGGCGCCTGGAGCGGCTGGAGCAG TGGGCCAGTCAGGCTGGGGCCTGGGTCCGAGCAGTGCTGCCCATGCCCCCAGAAGAGCTGCAGCCCGAACAGGTGGCAGAGCTGTGGGGCCGAGGCGACAGGATTGAGTCTCTCAGTGACCAGGTTCTGCTGCTGGAGGAGAGGCTAGGTGCCT GCTCCTGTGAGGACAACAGCCTGGGCCCAGGCCTCAATCGGCGGAGCTAA
- the AGPAT1 gene encoding 1-acyl-sn-glycerol-3-phosphate acyltransferase alpha isoform X2: MELWPGLWTLLLLLALLLPTLWFCSPSAKYFFKMGFYNGWILFLAVLAIPVCAVRGRNVENMKILRLMLLHIKYLYGIRVEVRGAHHFPPSQPYVVVSNHQSSLDLLGMMEVLPGRCVPIAKRELLWAGSAGLACWLAGVIFIDRKRTGDAISVMSEVAQTLITQDVRVWVFPEGTRNHNGSMLPFKRGAFHLAVQAQVPIVPIVMSSYQDFYCKKERRFTSGRCQVRVLPPVPTEGLTPDDVPALADTVRHSMLTVFREISTDGRGGGDYLKKPGGVGEAQL; the protein is encoded by the exons ATGGAGCTGTGGCCAGGGCTGTGGACTCTCCTGCTGCTGCTCGCCCTCCTGCTGCCCACTCTGTGGTTCTGCAGCCCCAGTGCCAAGTACTTCTTCAAGATGGGCTTCTACAACGGCTGGATCCTCTTCCTGGCTGTGCTCGCCATCCCTGTGTGTGCCGTGCGAGGACGCAACGTCGAGAACATGAA GATCTTGCGTCTGATGCTGCTCCACATCAAATACCTGTACGGGATCCGAGTGGAGGTACGAGGGGCTCACCACTTCCCTCCTTCACAGCCCTACGTGGTCGTCTCCAACCACCAGAGCTCCCTCGACCTGCTTG GGATGATGGAGGTACTGCCAGGCCGCTGTGTGCCCATTGCCAAGCGCGAGCTACTGTGGGCCGGCTCTGCCGGGCTGGCCTGCTGGCTGGCGGGAGTCATCTTCATTGACCGGAAGCGCACTGGGGATGCCATCAGTGTCATGTCTGAGGTCGCCCAGACCCTGATCACACAGGAT GTACGGGTCTGGGTTTTTCCTGAGGGCACGAGAAACCACAACGGCTCCATGCTGCCCTTCAAACGTGGCGCCTTCCACCTCGCAGTTCAGGCCCAG GTTCCCATCGTTCCTATAGTCATGTCCTCCTATCAAGACTTCTACTGCAAGAAGGAGCGCCGCTTCACTTCAG GGCGATGTCAGGTACGGGTGCTGCCCCCAGTGCCCACAGAAGGACTGACACCAGATGACGTCCCAGCTCTGGCCGACACAGTCCGACACTCCATGCTCACCGTTTTCCGGGAAATCTCCACTgatggcaggggtggtggtgactATCTGAAGAAGCCTGGAGGGGTGGGCGAGGCCCAGCTCTGA
- the AGPAT1 gene encoding 1-acyl-sn-glycerol-3-phosphate acyltransferase alpha isoform X1, translating to MVRTSICGAGVNPSPSAGRLSPLLFRNQAHCPSPRPLQVTRMELWPGLWTLLLLLALLLPTLWFCSPSAKYFFKMGFYNGWILFLAVLAIPVCAVRGRNVENMKILRLMLLHIKYLYGIRVEVRGAHHFPPSQPYVVVSNHQSSLDLLGMMEVLPGRCVPIAKRELLWAGSAGLACWLAGVIFIDRKRTGDAISVMSEVAQTLITQDVRVWVFPEGTRNHNGSMLPFKRGAFHLAVQAQVPIVPIVMSSYQDFYCKKERRFTSGRCQVRVLPPVPTEGLTPDDVPALADTVRHSMLTVFREISTDGRGGGDYLKKPGGVGEAQL from the exons ATGGTGCGAACATCGATCTGCGGCGCTGGTGTTAACCCATCTCCCTCGGCTGGACGACTCAGCCCGCTCCTCTTTAG GAACCAGGCCCACTGCCCTTCGCCCCGTCCCCTGCAGGTGACCAGAATGGAGCTGTGGCCAGGGCTGTGGACTCTCCTGCTGCTGCTCGCCCTCCTGCTGCCCACTCTGTGGTTCTGCAGCCCCAGTGCCAAGTACTTCTTCAAGATGGGCTTCTACAACGGCTGGATCCTCTTCCTGGCTGTGCTCGCCATCCCTGTGTGTGCCGTGCGAGGACGCAACGTCGAGAACATGAA GATCTTGCGTCTGATGCTGCTCCACATCAAATACCTGTACGGGATCCGAGTGGAGGTACGAGGGGCTCACCACTTCCCTCCTTCACAGCCCTACGTGGTCGTCTCCAACCACCAGAGCTCCCTCGACCTGCTTG GGATGATGGAGGTACTGCCAGGCCGCTGTGTGCCCATTGCCAAGCGCGAGCTACTGTGGGCCGGCTCTGCCGGGCTGGCCTGCTGGCTGGCGGGAGTCATCTTCATTGACCGGAAGCGCACTGGGGATGCCATCAGTGTCATGTCTGAGGTCGCCCAGACCCTGATCACACAGGAT GTACGGGTCTGGGTTTTTCCTGAGGGCACGAGAAACCACAACGGCTCCATGCTGCCCTTCAAACGTGGCGCCTTCCACCTCGCAGTTCAGGCCCAG GTTCCCATCGTTCCTATAGTCATGTCCTCCTATCAAGACTTCTACTGCAAGAAGGAGCGCCGCTTCACTTCAG GGCGATGTCAGGTACGGGTGCTGCCCCCAGTGCCCACAGAAGGACTGACACCAGATGACGTCCCAGCTCTGGCCGACACAGTCCGACACTCCATGCTCACCGTTTTCCGGGAAATCTCCACTgatggcaggggtggtggtgactATCTGAAGAAGCCTGGAGGGGTGGGCGAGGCCCAGCTCTGA
- the RNF5 gene encoding E3 ubiquitin-protein ligase RNF5 isoform X1, producing MAAAEEEDGGPEGPNRERGGAGATFECNICLETAREAVVSVCGHLYCWPCLHQWLEARPERQECPVCKAGISREKVVPLYGRGSQKPRDPRLKTPPRPQGQRPAPESRGGFQPFGDTGGFHFSFGVGAFPFGFFTTVFNTHEPFRRGTGVDLGQGHPASSWQDSLFLFLAIFFFFWLLSI from the exons ATGGCAGCAGCGGAGGAGGAGGACGGGGGCCCTGAAGGGCCAAACCGcgagcggggcggggcgggcgcgaCCTTCGAATGTAATATATGTCTGGAGACTGCTCGGGAAGCTGTGGTCAGTGTGTGTGGCCACCTGTACTG TTGGCCCTGTCTCCATCAG tggctGGAGGCACGGCCAGAGCGGCAAGAGTGCCCAGTGTGTAAAGCTGGGATCAGCAGAGAAAAGGTTGTCCCCCTTTACGGGCGAGGGAGCCAGAAGCCCCGGGATCCCAG ATTGAaaaccccaccccgcccccagggcCAGCGACCCGCTCCTGAGAGCAGAGGG GGATTCCAGCCATTTGGTGATACTGGGGGCTTTCACTTCTCATTTGGTGTTGGTGCTTTTCCCTTTGGCTTTTTCACCACCGTCTTCAATACCCACGAGCCATTCCGTCGGGGTACAG GTGTGGATCTGGGACAGGGTCACCCGGCCTCCAGCTGGCAGGATTCCCTCTTCCTGTTTCTCgccatcttcttctttttctggctgcTCAGTATTTGA
- the RNF5 gene encoding E3 ubiquitin-protein ligase RNF5 isoform X2 — protein sequence MSGDCSGSCGQCVWPPVLWLEARPERQECPVCKAGISREKVVPLYGRGSQKPRDPRLKTPPRPQGQRPAPESRGGFQPFGDTGGFHFSFGVGAFPFGFFTTVFNTHEPFRRGTGVDLGQGHPASSWQDSLFLFLAIFFFFWLLSI from the exons ATGTCTGGAGACTGCTCGGGAAGCTGTGGTCAGTGTGTGTGGCCACCTGTACTG tggctGGAGGCACGGCCAGAGCGGCAAGAGTGCCCAGTGTGTAAAGCTGGGATCAGCAGAGAAAAGGTTGTCCCCCTTTACGGGCGAGGGAGCCAGAAGCCCCGGGATCCCAG ATTGAaaaccccaccccgcccccagggcCAGCGACCCGCTCCTGAGAGCAGAGGG GGATTCCAGCCATTTGGTGATACTGGGGGCTTTCACTTCTCATTTGGTGTTGGTGCTTTTCCCTTTGGCTTTTTCACCACCGTCTTCAATACCCACGAGCCATTCCGTCGGGGTACAG GTGTGGATCTGGGACAGGGTCACCCGGCCTCCAGCTGGCAGGATTCCCTCTTCCTGTTTCTCgccatcttcttctttttctggctgcTCAGTATTTGA